In Candidatus Campbellbacteria bacterium, one DNA window encodes the following:
- a CDS encoding efflux RND transporter periplasmic adaptor subunit — translation MKKLKTFRKPKYLIPGLLILGVVIFLLMNTGRNQNTGIETRGLERTNVEQVITETGVVEPAQEVNLSFASSGRIFDIQVREGSAVEVGDLLMSFESSVEKSEVSSASAQVRAAQDALAETKSGAREVDAETTRAQVSSAQTAVDNAEESLDNTLENQDQLVKAARENFLSNDLQAYLTSGGKESGDDSHTPPTISGTYSGEESGSYTIELYQSGTQSGYSFRYSGLENGTAPVSSTRPVPLGQDGLYIEFPEDFVYTFGIEWTVPVPNTRSNTYQQKKNAYNSAVLTREKTVEQAEASLRTAEAQLEEALAQQEKTLAKATEAELSSSEASLAQARAALQRAEKSLTDADLTAPFSGVIEDISVSVGEVVSPGSRVATLFSEGRNIITVNVPEADIAFVEVGDEAEITFDAYDGVAVPAKVFSVAPTAKNVEGVTVVEVELEILDSEVNIKPGLSADVEIFTERREGVFAVPARAVISRDGETFVRVIESGSPKSIENIKLLSVETGLRGSDGMVEIKSGLSGSEEVVTFLEENLRSRVEEIEREE, via the coding sequence ATGAAAAAGCTTAAAACTTTCAGGAAGCCAAAGTATTTAATTCCCGGCCTTTTGATTTTGGGTGTTGTTATATTTCTCCTAATGAATACCGGCCGAAACCAAAATACCGGTATAGAAACTCGTGGACTAGAGAGGACTAATGTTGAGCAAGTAATAACCGAGACCGGCGTAGTCGAGCCGGCCCAAGAGGTCAATTTGAGCTTTGCCTCCAGCGGTCGTATTTTTGATATCCAAGTTAGAGAAGGCTCTGCTGTGGAGGTTGGAGATCTCCTGATGTCTTTTGAAAGTTCAGTAGAAAAGAGTGAGGTTTCGTCGGCTAGTGCTCAAGTGAGGGCGGCACAAGACGCTCTAGCTGAAACAAAAAGTGGAGCGCGAGAGGTAGATGCCGAGACGACTCGAGCGCAGGTAAGTTCAGCTCAAACTGCTGTAGATAATGCTGAAGAGAGCCTAGATAATACGCTTGAAAATCAAGATCAATTAGTCAAGGCAGCAAGGGAAAATTTCCTCTCTAATGACCTTCAGGCATACCTTACAAGTGGAGGTAAAGAGTCTGGGGATGACTCACATACTCCGCCAACCATTTCCGGAACGTATTCCGGCGAAGAGTCGGGGAGCTATACCATTGAACTTTATCAGTCTGGAACACAAAGCGGTTATTCGTTTCGTTATTCCGGACTAGAAAATGGAACTGCGCCGGTTTCTTCAACTCGTCCGGTGCCTCTGGGGCAAGACGGTTTATATATAGAGTTTCCGGAAGATTTTGTATACACTTTTGGAATAGAATGGACAGTTCCGGTACCCAACACCAGATCAAATACTTACCAGCAAAAGAAAAATGCTTATAATTCGGCGGTCTTAACAAGAGAAAAGACCGTTGAGCAGGCAGAAGCTTCTCTAAGAACGGCAGAGGCGCAATTAGAGGAAGCGTTGGCGCAACAAGAAAAAACTCTCGCTAAGGCAACTGAAGCGGAGCTGAGCTCAAGTGAGGCATCTCTAGCTCAGGCGAGAGCAGCACTACAGCGCGCGGAAAAAAGTCTAACAGACGCGGACTTAACTGCTCCGTTTAGTGGCGTGATCGAAGATATCTCTGTCTCAGTTGGTGAAGTAGTTTCCCCCGGCTCTAGGGTTGCCACGCTTTTTTCAGAAGGAAGAAACATAATTACTGTTAACGTCCCTGAGGCAGATATTGCGTTTGTTGAGGTTGGAGATGAAGCGGAGATTACTTTCGACGCTTATGACGGTGTTGCGGTTCCAGCAAAAGTTTTCTCGGTTGCGCCGACAGCTAAAAACGTCGAGGGGGTTACAGTGGTTGAAGTAGAATTAGAAATTTTAGATTCTGAAGTAAATATTAAACCCGGGCTTTCGGCAGACGTAGAGATATTTACGGAACGACGGGAAGGTGTTTTTGCTGTACCAGCGCGCGCAGTTATATCGAGAGATGGAGAAACTTTTGTGCGAGTCATAGAGAGCGGAAGTCCTAAGAGTATAGAAAATATCAAATTACTATCAGTAGAAACAGGATTGCGTGGATCAGATGGGATGGTCGAGATAAAAAGTGGGCTTTCCGGCTCTGAGGAAGTGGTTACGTTTTTGGAGGAAAATCTTCGCTCGAGAGTGGAAGAAATCGAGAGAGAAGAGTAA
- a CDS encoding ABC transporter ATP-binding protein, with translation MALFEVDNLRKSYKSSEVETKVLHGLSFVIEEGEFVSVMGPSGSGKSTLLHILGFLENLTEGEYRFNEKSYHEFTEDEVANIRNEEMGFVFQTFNLLPRQTVFENVRLPLMYSKRPEEEWRERVEEVVQIVGLSHRLDYETYKLSGGEKQRVAIARALVNNPNVIFADEPTGNLDSVSGRAVMETLQALHDDLGHTIVLITHETYTAEHAERIIYLKDGKIESDSFVSERRIAKENFKK, from the coding sequence ATGGCTCTATTCGAGGTAGACAATCTCAGAAAGTCGTATAAAAGCAGCGAGGTCGAGACCAAAGTTCTCCACGGCCTTTCTTTCGTTATTGAAGAAGGCGAATTTGTCTCAGTAATGGGACCGTCGGGATCGGGGAAATCCACCCTTTTGCATATTTTGGGTTTTCTAGAAAATCTAACCGAGGGAGAATATAGATTTAACGAAAAGAGCTACCACGAATTTACCGAAGATGAAGTGGCTAATATTCGCAACGAAGAAATGGGGTTTGTTTTTCAAACTTTTAATCTATTGCCCAGGCAAACAGTCTTTGAAAATGTACGCCTGCCGCTTATGTACTCAAAGCGTCCGGAAGAAGAGTGGCGAGAGCGTGTAGAAGAAGTGGTGCAAATTGTTGGACTTTCACATCGATTAGACTATGAGACATACAAGCTTTCCGGAGGTGAAAAACAGCGCGTGGCGATAGCTCGAGCGTTAGTAAACAATCCCAATGTGATCTTTGCCGATGAGCCCACCGGTAACTTGGATTCTGTCTCAGGAAGGGCGGTTATGGAAACTTTGCAAGCTCTGCACGATGATCTGGGTCATACTATCGTGCTTATAACCCACGAAACATATACGGCTGAGCACGCCGAAAGGATCATATATCTGAAAGATGGAAAGATAGAGAGCGATTCATTTGTCAGTGAACGGCGTATAGCAAAAGAGAACTTTAAGAAATAG